One Phoenix dactylifera cultivar Barhee BC4 chromosome 14, palm_55x_up_171113_PBpolish2nd_filt_p, whole genome shotgun sequence DNA window includes the following coding sequences:
- the LOC103720823 gene encoding 22.0 kDa class IV heat shock protein-like, giving the protein MRASVVLVLLLVGMVALPTMGLMPCTRNMWGMMLPRDDPFRILEQTPLNLPKAMESLELAPADWKETSQAHVISLDVPGMKRENIKIEVEENRVLRITGERKTEEVEGEKWHRAERTSGKFCRQFRLPASADVDSIKAHLEDGVLRVTVPKLAEKKTQPRVVNIVEGSNWGEQIKASKVDI; this is encoded by the exons ATGAGGGCTTCTGTAGTTCTGGTTCTTCTTCTTGTGGGCATGGTGGCTCTTCCCACAATGGGCCTGATGCCATGCACGAGGAATATGTGGGGCATGATGTTGCCGAGAGATGATCCTTTCCGAATCTTGGAGCAGACTCCCCTCAACTTGCCCAAGGCCATGGAGAGCCTCGAGCTCGCACCTGCTGATTGGAAGGAGACTTCCCAGGCTCACGTGATCTCTCTCGATGTTCCAG GGATGAAGAGGGAAAATATCAAGATAGAGGTAGAGGAGAACCGGGTACTAAGGATCACCGGAGAGAGGAAGACTGAGGAGGTGGAGGGCGAGAAGTGGCACAGAGCTGAGAGGACCTCCGGCAAGTTCTGTAGGCAATTCAGGCTTCCGGCGAGCGCCGACGTGGACTCCATTAAAGCCCACCTGGAGGATGGAGTTCTGAGAGTGACTGTGCCCAAGCTGGCTGAGAAGAAGACCCAGCCGAGGGTCGTGAACATAGTAGAAGGGAGCAACTGGGGTGAACAGATCAAGGCATCCAAGGTGGACATCTAA